The window ccatcccaacaggaatgggatatgaagggtagggaaatggttggttatgagtataaccatagttactacttcccaatccaacagagtctgaagttctagataacgagtcatcttcttgacttgacaaaatccttttgcctctttctctgcgagtatagtccttccctatggcaccaattcctggtcctgcccgcctactgccatggtcatcatcttgtgttgcatgcgtgaagtttgcctcaccagtgaaggggctcatatatccgggaggtggtggtccataatagtttccatatccaccaccactacctccagctccactacctccagctccactatgtccttcatcattcccacctccggtggtaggtgagtctcctgatcttgtactagagctatcattagtatcagcacgatgttgtggttgtgtaggattggaaaaaggtggaattccagtgttgcttggtcttgggtgcaaaagttcttcgaaagagtcagcgctgctagatcccacatcctcctctaatactctttctacatttatcccttcattacgtgcttcttcagcaactctgggagctgggttgccttcatcatcatctaaatgaagaggtctaatccattgaaaaagttggttaccctccgtatcatcatcttcaccaacaatatcaaacacatctagtgggtcaccacggtcgacatgatcgatttctgcttccttatctcgaatttgaagcttcatgttgtagtagcaataaactaatttttccaagctactatgagccaacttatttctttgctttgtgtggatgagtgcaaatgtgctccaatttctttcacaagcagatgaggaagctgtttgtgataatacttttattgctaactttctcacagttggtgcatcggtcccatacatgatccaccattcagctacaatgaaaaataatgttgataagcctaataactccaacaaattctattataaacttatagtgaaatatgtttatactcactaggagacatatttgttcgagcagcaactgatgttggttctccaaatgttcttcttgcatctttaaaccatgttagctgaatacaataaattgtgttagtttaatccaacaaagtaattattataatttaagtaattgtgtacctcatttccaaattggccaactgctggtgatgcagggtctaatttagagtatacattatgtacagcacgtataaggttaccatcatctccaacaccgggtctgtattggtatcagggattcaaataatatgctgttcaaagaaacacatactctaataagataaataatacttatgcaactaaagaaatgaattgcaaattatgacataatttatacctgctgcatgcaaatcgtggtataatgttttataccatcggtcttcaattatttttacgacccaccttgcaccatgttttctttccaattcatccttcactacacgcatcaactcatatactgcccccatagtaggatacacttcagtgtcaacgatccgtaaaactttgtaagaggttcaaacacttgacacacatgttctgtttgactccaaaaagcatgatcaagcactatactttccaccatacgacctgtatttgagcggctgaaattgtggttggcccaatcgtcactagtgaatagttgcttcaaccctgctttcttcttgagtaggctgtttaatgcaatatagttggtggcgaatcgagtggtagctggacgaataatttctcctctgcaaaattcacgcatctttgccaacaaccaaccgtgattgtaaatataatttgtgatcgttctagctcttttgaccacagtagcaacattctctctcttccccattgcctcaaacataagatcaatacaatgtgctgcacatgatgtccaaaacacattatgatgcttcattaacttttttccagctttgacaaatgcagaaccgttgtcggtcacgacttggacaacattatgctctcccacctccatgattacatccctcaataatttgtaaatatacttgtaattctttatatggtctgaagcatcaacagacttcaaaaaaattgtctttcccttggagtataccatgaagttgatgatagataatctggtcgggccggtccatccgtcacacatgattgtgcaaccattagtttcccactttgacctcaacttgttaacatactcgccaatgtctttatactccatatccaaatatttgtttcttatctcatagggagtgggaggttgtactccaacaccggcctgttgacatcccactaccatatttttgaaatgatgtgatgatgcctttGCAGcaggacattttcatagataaagaacttgctaattagacaccccattccctccttcacattacctcccttgaaataactccaaacactcttttgacgtgcgttggataacttatataaacttggggctattggtggtgttggttgtgattctctaagactgcctccccgtctcatttgtgcaccaccacttgtccggaaccttgtcccctattaggaattttatgaaggtgttctctttcccatgctgactgtttggaggcacgtaatgcttgtttcaaactgcgtcgttcttcaggtcccatgtcatcatcacattcgtcctcatcgtcatcatcatcactgtcaaccacttggccatagacttctccccgtagcccagctcgaatattttccattccttgtgtcatcttttccttctgctgttttttattttttaataatgtgctgatgaatgccttcacttctggggggacattatcgcatcgttggacattttttgatggatctaatccactaagatgatacttcagtcgtgtcactccgccactcttcattacccgaccacaatatttgcaaattgtgccatgtttgtttccgtctattgggtctccatgttcccaagctggatcacgtttactggacatcttaaacgtacctatatttatttttcattaaaattagacaattattttttgataaaaataagagaacctaaataataaagttattctacagaagaattaaatacaaagtaaagaaaatgattgtaaaaagttaagtaattatacaaataatatggaataataaaacctaatattaatgaataataatccaatttgataataattcaatttaatgaataataatccaatttgatacaaaaaaaaatcctaatataaaacatggtgatgaataataatccaatttgataataatccaatttaatgaataatccaccaatttgataaaaaaaaaatcctaatataaaacatggtgatgaataataatccaatttgataataataatccaatttgataataatccaatttaatgaataatccaccaatttgataaaaaaataatcctaatataaaacatggtgatgaataataatccaatttgataataataatccaatttgataataatccaatttaatgaataatccaccactttgataaaaaaaattatcctaaattaaaacatggtgatgaataataatccaatttgataataataatccaatttgataataatccaatttaatgaataatccaccaatttgataaaaaaataatcctaatataaaacatggtgatgaataataatccaatttgataataatccaatttaatgaataatccaccactttgataaaaaaaataatcctaatataaaacatggtgatgaataataatccaatttgataataatccaatttaatgaataatccaccaatttgataaaaaaaattatcctaatataaaacatggtgatgaataataatccaatttgataataatccaatttaatgaataatccaccactttgataaaaaaaataatcctaatataaaacatggtgatgaataataatccaatttgataataatccaatttaatgaataatccaccaatttgataaaaaaattatcctaatataaaacatggtgatgaataataatccaatttgataataatccaatttaatgaataatccaccactttgataaaaaaaataatcctaatataaaacatggtgatgaataataatccaatttgataataatccaatttaatgaataatccaccaatttgataaaaaaattatcctaatataaaacatggtgatgaataataatacaatttgataataatccaatttaatgaataatccaccaatttgataaaaaaaaattcctaatataaaagaataataatccaatttgataataaaaaaacctaatataaaagaataataatccaatttgataataaaaaaatctaatattaaagaataataatccaatttgatagtaaaaaaacctaatattaatgaataataatctaatttgataatgaagatggtaagggaaataaaataataaataatattaaacatattaaaattatcctagggaataattatacaacattacttaattacttaaaacaattaatattaacattacttaattacttacaaaaattaacatgcaagtattaattacttaaaaagattcacatacgagtccacacaaatttatttgttgttgtataaattacaataatataaatttaagtttgtaaacttaccttaaatattgaagcctttgtgttcaagctttggaatggatctggaatgactttgaaaatgataaggaaaataaaataataaataacattaaacatattaaaattgtcctagggaataattatacaacattacttaattacttaaaacaattaatattaacattacttaattacttacaaaaattaacatgcaagtaattacttaaaaaaattaacatacgagtccacacaaatttatttgttgttgtataaattacaataatataaatttaagtttgtaaacttaccttaaatatggaagccTTTGTGTTGCTTGGCTATGGAAAGGATCTGgaatggttttgaaaatggtATGGGAAGAAGAATGTATGTTAAAATTCGGTGAATGCCTCTGATACTCCACTGGATGAAAGAATGTAAGTATATAACAGACATTGACACTGTTTTGCATGTGAAAGACTGTCACACGCTTTCATTATGAAAGCAGTAGTATTTGTTGTGCATGTTCTGAAATTGCAAAAAGTTCTTTGGATCATTGGATCAGAGAGGTAGACATAGGTTTGGAATGATTTGGTTTTgaataatttggagcatttgatgctttttttttcttacacgcCATCACTCAGACAGTCAAAAAGACTGAAGAACTCACactccaccacacacacacttcgAGACCCCCCCCCaccacaccacacacgcacaccacacACGTACACCACACACGGAGGTCTCTCTCTCGATCTTTCATTTCCCACTCCACTACCATATTCTCGAatcctctcaatctctctcttctctcttctctctctgaggTCGGTCTGAGCCTTCGTTCTCACCGAGAACTTCTCagtcttctccctcccttcccccttctccagttcttccacacacacacagagacatcATCTCTCGAATCTCGATCCTCCTCGTCCGTGTCTCCGTGTCTCCCTGTCTCCCTTTGCTCCTCCCATCTCACCCGCCCTAAACCCAGCCGTCGACACCACTCCATAACCGCCTTCTAAACCACCTTGATCCATGGAGATTGACCGGAAATCATCGTAGTCCAAGCCGTCGACACCACTGAGGAGCACGACCTTGTCCCAGCCGTCTTGGATTCGTGAGGAAGACAATGTTCCAGGCTcctacttctcttcttctcgacttttactttaaatttttgtagagatttcaatttttctgcATGTTGCACCTTTGTTGTACTGAAattgattttagggatttaggaattagggtttctatTTTTGTACAGATTGCGATTTATCTGCATGTTGcttgatttttgtactgaaatcgattttagggatttaggaattagggattcagttcAGTTGCTTTGAAtccgaatttggggatttagggattcggttcatttgctttgatttttgtactgaaatcgttcttctcggcttgtaaacatgttgatttttgtactgaaatcgatTTTAGGGAATCCTGTATTGTAgattcagttcatttgctttgaattagaatttggggatttagggtttcGGATTATTTGCTCCGGCTGTGTTCTCCGATGAGTCCAtaccaaatatcgcgatagtttcgaaaatatcgcgatattatcgatattatcgataatatcgcgatattctgCCGAAAACAAGTTGGATAGTTACTAAAATATCGGGGtcccaaaaaaacgataatatcggcgatatttcgccgatattatcgatattttctacTGTGATCACAACAACTAACACAATAATATCACGAACATGGTcacaataatatttttatttgtcaaaaattacgaaatattttttaaaaatttaaaaaaaaaattattttagtttttttgttttaattttttgggcagaattaaattttaaacaaaagaaGAATTTATGTCGTCTTACTTGTGCAGgctaaaaaaaactttaaaattccAGCGCAGCTCCTCTTTCCTTATCTTCAACCTCAACCCCTCTGCACATTCCAAAACCCCATCCCACGTAAATCATCCCACTTCATCCCTCCGACATTGACGATATCGAAAACTTAAGCAACACAACATCCAATCGAGTCACACCAACATCTAATCGGGCCCTGATTTCAACCTAATTGGCCTCCAACGAAACCAACTTTAAAAATCGAAGGAGGTCAAACACGGCCGCAGGACCTTCACCTCGTCAACAACGTCAAACATTCACGCCACTATGGGGGTGGCTTACGCCGACGTGCCGAAGCAGAAGGAGGCGGAGTAGCCGCAGCAGCGGATATGTGGTGGGCTCTTGAAATCCATAACCTTGGTTAGTGAGGGAAGACCGGAGCGGAAGATGAAAAGGGAAGAGGGAGGGGAACGAGGAGTTGTTTCTTTACGCCCAgcaaaaaaaagttgaattgcACCCAATGCCAAAACGCGGGGAACGCGGAGTTGTTTTTTTATGAATAGTAACCTACACCTCTTACGCTAACATTTCATTTGCATGACAGGCCTTAACTGCTACTCTTacctccttcatgtcaccactTCGACCCCCATCATAGTTACCACCCGTACCAACACGGTTTTCACCACCGTAGTCCCCACTACTTTGTCCTCTATTATAACCGCAGCCACCACCACTGACACCCGAAGGGTAGGGCGTG is drawn from Malus domestica chromosome 14, GDT2T_hap1 and contains these coding sequences:
- the LOC139191082 gene encoding uncharacterized protein, whose translation is MSPTEWWIMYGTDAPTVRKLAIKVLSQTASSSACERNWSTFALIHTKQRNKLAHSSLEKLVYCYYNMKLQIRDKEAEIDHVDRGDPLDVFDIVGEDDDTEGNQLFQWIRPLHLDDDEGNPAPRVAEEARNEGINVERVLEEDVGSSSADSFEELLHPRPSNTGIPPFSNPTQPQHRADTNDSSSTRSGDSPTTGGGNDEGHSGAGGSGAGGSGGGYGNYYGPPPPGYMSPFTGEANFTHATQDDDHGSRRAGPGIGAIGKDYTRRERGKRILSSQEDDSLSRTSDSVGLGSSNYGYTHNQPFPYPSYPIPVGMESSDSWNQSQPQSSNDFSYGQPQPISDPYGWHINNYMQNYFGDLSFDNYSSQYTHSTHRDDEDSDKFEPHRNSMWY